Proteins from one Leptospira meyeri genomic window:
- a CDS encoding LIC20035 family adhesin: MKFKLLYLTIAALLIQCSGASVKDGSGDQEFELKLTKGKWIRTERFKNSGGIRAIGEVKAECGGTKCTDDQVAKFAPAKIKSLPKHGPWEEYIQFEQPGSTAENPKYKSTLDQVGEYIDGKKTGIWKKPDPDSPQRFLAETPWVDGKKEGIAKTFDKQGNVTSETTYIDDKKNGSYYRKNNKGEWVEKGTFKDNEEDGEWTYYFVGSDGNGIKTKVSFINGLKNGLEINYYKDGAVESQGSYSADIRSGLWKMFGTKGNILAEGNYSKKENSENLDIKYERTGIWKEYYADGKIFGTGPRKHTRTGEWKFYYKNGQIGYQGTMANESMLESAKVYDNTGKILGEGKLFFSLVKIDEETQDLKLNYKPSIPYTYFYPSGKKRMVIRSTDDATEYSEDGKELGKGPVEPQGRKMGCWTIGGKTEYYMIDKPMPKMTPSQCK, encoded by the coding sequence ATGAAATTTAAACTTCTCTACTTAACCATCGCAGCACTCCTCATCCAATGTTCTGGTGCCTCCGTAAAAGACGGATCAGGCGACCAAGAATTTGAATTAAAACTAACAAAGGGTAAGTGGATACGAACAGAACGTTTCAAAAACTCTGGTGGAATTCGTGCCATCGGAGAAGTCAAAGCAGAATGCGGGGGAACAAAGTGTACGGACGACCAAGTCGCAAAGTTTGCTCCTGCTAAAATCAAATCCCTCCCAAAACATGGGCCCTGGGAAGAATACATTCAATTCGAACAGCCTGGCTCTACAGCAGAAAACCCAAAATACAAATCAACTCTTGATCAAGTAGGAGAATATATAGACGGCAAAAAAACAGGAATCTGGAAAAAGCCAGATCCAGATAGCCCGCAAAGATTTTTGGCTGAAACACCATGGGTAGATGGAAAAAAAGAAGGTATTGCAAAAACTTTCGACAAACAAGGAAATGTGACCTCCGAGACAACCTATATAGATGATAAAAAAAATGGATCCTACTATAGAAAAAACAATAAAGGCGAATGGGTCGAAAAGGGAACTTTCAAAGATAACGAAGAAGATGGTGAGTGGACTTACTATTTCGTAGGTTCCGATGGAAACGGAATCAAAACGAAGGTTTCTTTTATCAACGGCTTAAAAAATGGTTTAGAAATCAATTACTACAAAGATGGTGCTGTAGAATCACAAGGTTCTTATTCTGCAGATATCAGAAGTGGTTTATGGAAAATGTTTGGAACAAAAGGGAATATTCTTGCAGAAGGAAACTATTCTAAAAAAGAAAATTCAGAAAACCTAGATATCAAATATGAAAGAACTGGAATCTGGAAAGAATACTACGCAGACGGAAAAATATTTGGAACAGGCCCAAGAAAACATACTAGAACAGGTGAATGGAAGTTCTATTATAAAAATGGTCAAATCGGTTACCAAGGGACTATGGCAAACGAAAGTATGTTAGAGTCCGCTAAAGTATATGATAATACTGGCAAAATTCTCGGAGAAGGAAAATTATTCTTTTCCCTCGTTAAAATTGATGAAGAAACGCAAGATTTAAAATTAAACTATAAACCAAGCATTCCCTATACTTACTTTTATCCATCTGGGAAAAAACGTATGGTCATTCGTTCTACCGATGATGCAACAGAGTATTCAGAAGATGGAAAAGAATTGGGGAAGGGCCCTGTGGAACCTCAAGGTAGAAAAATGGGATGTTGGACCATTGGAGGCAAAACAGAATATTATATGATCGATAAACCAATGCCAAAAATGACTCCATCGCAATGCAAATAA
- a CDS encoding BatD family protein → MKSFGNKRHTLLFLFLFPLAAIDSSEVDFLLSPNEFSLGEHAKLEVRAHGDKIFRAVQTNIKQNGVRIHFSGSGTETQIINFKVSKSQILNFYVDTESEGTFHLPEVSVEYDNKIFKSPPIQFKVSKKSRHSQNQFFNPFPFEDFETPSEGSPEVAFHTNKTVFYKGEPIVGYFVLYYNGYRQPFLERDPNQSISFPYFLSETLRQVSVQIEPEVRRNNSLKKTLVYDKEIYGLTPIKSGRFQIGKTKFISGDSLRFNSLQETVDTTPATVTVLNLPTNQPKTFTGAIGNFQLKLTNFPKEIRKAETVYFEITIEGEGGHEGIKPWQESKMKYQLVSQTRNKTFRKLESGEYGFYSIVRFLYGYQVREGENLQLEPYQFSYFSLKDSQYKTLTLQFPTLPILSEKEKEPQQKSNQSTNSKAPSIFPVVFLAVLGTLSYLGYRKYRLNLQANEFVDMVQNFGKKRNIFLVDYLEKRGITPENIQLLSNLIERVDKETPQKTFLSLSKFDKTKVLKLTKQLKTKE, encoded by the coding sequence ATGAAAAGTTTTGGTAATAAAAGACACACACTTCTTTTCCTTTTCCTCTTCCCTCTGGCAGCAATTGATTCTTCTGAAGTAGATTTTCTTTTATCACCTAACGAATTTTCTTTAGGAGAACATGCCAAATTAGAAGTAAGAGCCCACGGGGATAAAATTTTTCGAGCTGTCCAAACAAACATAAAACAAAATGGAGTTCGAATTCATTTTTCCGGCAGTGGAACGGAAACTCAAATCATCAACTTTAAAGTTTCAAAATCTCAAATACTCAATTTCTATGTAGATACAGAATCAGAAGGAACATTCCATCTCCCAGAGGTATCGGTAGAATATGATAACAAAATTTTCAAATCACCTCCCATTCAATTCAAAGTTAGCAAAAAAAGCAGGCATTCTCAAAATCAATTTTTTAATCCTTTCCCATTTGAAGATTTCGAGACACCGTCAGAGGGATCCCCCGAAGTTGCATTCCATACCAATAAAACTGTATTTTATAAAGGAGAACCTATTGTTGGATACTTTGTTCTTTACTACAATGGATATAGACAGCCCTTTCTAGAGAGAGACCCCAACCAATCCATTTCGTTTCCTTATTTTCTTTCAGAAACATTAAGACAGGTATCCGTACAAATTGAACCAGAAGTTAGAAGAAACAATAGCCTAAAGAAAACTCTAGTATATGATAAAGAAATTTACGGACTAACCCCAATTAAATCAGGCAGGTTCCAAATCGGAAAAACAAAATTTATCTCCGGGGATAGTTTACGCTTCAACTCATTACAAGAGACAGTAGACACAACCCCAGCGACTGTGACGGTGCTAAACCTGCCTACAAACCAACCTAAAACATTCACTGGTGCCATCGGAAACTTCCAACTCAAACTAACCAATTTTCCGAAAGAAATCCGTAAGGCCGAAACCGTTTATTTCGAGATCACAATAGAAGGGGAGGGGGGACATGAGGGAATCAAACCATGGCAAGAATCGAAAATGAAATACCAATTAGTCTCACAAACTAGAAATAAAACGTTTCGAAAGCTGGAATCAGGGGAATACGGATTCTACTCTATCGTTCGGTTTCTTTATGGATACCAAGTGAGAGAAGGAGAAAATCTCCAACTGGAGCCCTACCAATTCAGTTACTTTTCCTTAAAGGATTCACAATACAAAACACTCACACTACAATTTCCTACCCTACCTATCCTTTCGGAAAAGGAAAAGGAACCGCAACAGAAATCGAATCAATCGACAAACTCAAAAGCACCTTCTATTTTCCCTGTAGTTTTTCTTGCTGTTTTAGGCACTCTTTCATACCTAGGATATAGAAAGTATCGATTGAATCTCCAGGCAAACGAGTTTGTAGATATGGTTCAAAACTTTGGAAAAAAAAGAAATATATTCCTTGTAGATTATTTAGAAAAAAGAGGGATCACACCAGAAAACATTCAACTTCTTTCAAATTTAATAGAGAGAGTGGATAAAGAAACCCCCCAAAAAACCTTCTTATCTTTATCCAAATTCGACAAAACAAAAGTCTTAAAACTAACAAAACAATTAAAAACAAAGGAGTAA
- a CDS encoding AAA family ATPase, which produces MQINKEQITEISDQVKLLRSELSESISGMDNVIQSLFVGLVANGHVLLEGMPGLAKTLVAKNLASIIDAKFSRVQFTPDLLPADLTGTNIFNPKTSSFEIRKGPIFTNVLLADEINRAPAKVQSALLQCMEERQVSIADETFDLEPPFFVIATQNPIDQEGTYPLPEAQLDRFLFKVIVTYPSLEDEVAILNQHGNLDFSKKKAKKVMKPKEIQKISEISNRVYVEPKLQTYIVNLTRNTRPQTTIDSELKNFIQHGVSPRASLAMLKVSRINALLEGRDFVIPEDIQRFFSEIVKHRLHLTIDAISEDISTDSIIKRILSVTEVP; this is translated from the coding sequence ATGCAAATAAACAAAGAACAAATTACAGAAATATCTGACCAGGTAAAATTACTTAGGTCGGAACTATCCGAATCTATCTCAGGGATGGACAATGTCATCCAATCCCTTTTTGTTGGACTTGTAGCAAATGGCCATGTACTTCTAGAGGGAATGCCAGGGCTTGCAAAAACACTTGTTGCCAAAAATTTAGCATCAATCATTGATGCTAAATTTTCTAGAGTCCAATTCACTCCGGATTTACTTCCAGCAGATCTTACTGGAACAAATATCTTTAACCCAAAAACTTCATCATTCGAAATTCGGAAAGGCCCTATATTCACCAACGTACTGTTAGCTGACGAAATCAATAGAGCACCTGCAAAAGTTCAATCCGCATTACTCCAATGTATGGAAGAAAGACAAGTATCGATTGCAGATGAAACTTTCGATCTTGAGCCCCCATTCTTTGTGATCGCTACACAAAACCCAATTGATCAGGAAGGAACTTATCCACTTCCAGAAGCACAATTAGATCGTTTTTTGTTCAAAGTAATCGTTACATATCCCTCTTTGGAAGACGAAGTAGCAATCTTAAACCAACATGGAAACTTGGATTTTTCTAAGAAAAAAGCAAAAAAAGTTATGAAACCAAAAGAAATCCAAAAGATTTCAGAAATTTCAAATCGAGTATACGTTGAACCAAAATTACAAACATATATTGTCAATTTAACACGTAATACACGACCACAAACGACAATCGATAGTGAATTAAAAAATTTTATCCAACATGGAGTCAGTCCCAGAGCAAGCCTTGCTATGTTAAAAGTAAGTCGTATCAACGCTCTTTTAGAAGGTAGGGATTTTGTGATTCCAGAGGATATCCAACGTTTTTTCTCAGAAATTGTAAAACATAGACTTCACTTAACCATTGATGCGATTAGCGAGGATATCAGCACAGATTCTATTATCAAACGAATCCTATCTGTCACGGAAGTTCCTTAG
- a CDS encoding alpha/beta fold hydrolase, with the protein MESKSLRYMLPISIRTKFHTIEGVEWGNPQGVPILAFHGWLDNANSFAPLAKFFPDYRFISLDFPGHGKSSHKPENTIYYFAEYTLEVVSIAQTLGLENFILMAHSMGAAVSTLVAGTNLLQISKLVLIESLGPLTNLSESAPDILTEAIKQILHPRGKKETYFPDMESAVGVRLKAGDMKKESAEILMERGIEKTPKGFKPRRDLRLHYNSFFRYTEEQIESFCKRIECPTLLILGDQSGFPIAEKYKNRKNAVKNLKEVILPGGHHLHMDSPEEVSSAIIDFLK; encoded by the coding sequence ATGGAATCAAAAAGCCTTAGGTATATGTTGCCGATTTCAATTCGCACAAAATTTCATACCATTGAGGGAGTTGAGTGGGGAAACCCACAAGGGGTACCAATTCTTGCGTTCCATGGTTGGTTAGACAATGCAAATAGTTTTGCACCACTTGCAAAGTTTTTCCCCGACTATCGGTTTATCTCTTTAGATTTTCCAGGTCATGGCAAATCCAGTCACAAACCTGAAAACACAATATATTATTTTGCAGAATACACTCTAGAAGTTGTCTCTATTGCACAAACATTAGGATTAGAAAATTTTATTCTTATGGCACATTCGATGGGAGCCGCCGTTTCTACGTTAGTCGCCGGCACAAATCTTTTACAAATCAGCAAATTGGTATTAATCGAATCACTTGGACCATTGACAAATCTTTCTGAATCTGCGCCGGATATTCTCACAGAAGCAATTAAACAAATTCTCCATCCGAGAGGAAAAAAAGAAACTTATTTCCCTGACATGGAATCAGCAGTAGGAGTAAGATTAAAAGCAGGGGATATGAAAAAAGAATCAGCTGAAATTCTTATGGAAAGAGGAATCGAAAAAACACCAAAAGGTTTTAAACCAAGAAGAGATTTAAGACTCCATTATAATTCCTTTTTTCGTTATACCGAAGAACAAATTGAATCGTTCTGCAAAAGAATTGAATGCCCAACCTTACTCATACTAGGTGATCAATCCGGATTTCCAATCGCAGAAAAATACAAAAATAGAAAAAATGCTGTCAAAAATTTAAAAGAAGTAATTTTACCTGGTGGGCACCATTTACATATGGACTCTCCCGAAGAAGTTTCTTCCGCTATCATCGATTTTTTAAAATAA
- a CDS encoding PaaI family thioesterase — MNQPIENPSKHGYEIHHDTCFGCGKENPLGLVADFTFHDETGEVNFTYSFKRMYNGAPGFVHGGILSTVLDEAMGGLCFHLGYIVMTDTMSFKFHKATPVEKELLVRAWPIKKAKRKVLLECELTSLDGETLYVKGEGAFHILPPRFFSDKLTGGKIAIANELLSVNKLKRAHLFDRIET; from the coding sequence ATGAACCAACCGATAGAAAATCCTTCCAAACATGGTTATGAAATCCATCATGACACTTGTTTCGGATGCGGGAAAGAAAACCCACTAGGACTCGTCGCAGATTTCACGTTTCACGATGAAACAGGAGAAGTAAATTTTACTTATAGTTTTAAAAGAATGTATAATGGCGCCCCAGGCTTTGTTCATGGCGGGATCTTATCAACCGTTCTGGATGAGGCAATGGGAGGTCTCTGTTTTCATTTAGGTTACATCGTTATGACCGACACTATGAGTTTCAAATTTCATAAGGCAACACCAGTAGAAAAAGAATTGCTGGTTCGTGCGTGGCCGATTAAAAAAGCGAAACGCAAAGTTCTTCTGGAATGTGAGCTCACTTCACTTGACGGAGAAACGTTATATGTAAAAGGGGAGGGTGCCTTTCACATTCTCCCTCCACGTTTTTTTTCTGATAAGTTGACCGGAGGAAAAATTGCGATTGCGAATGAATTACTGTCGGTAAATAAATTGAAACGCGCACATCTCTTTGACAGGATAGAAACATGA
- a CDS encoding DUF58 domain-containing protein, which produces MLSHELKRLLQVLQWETKKKFSSTRQGFLPMTEKGRGLDFKEVRNYHFGDDIRYIDWNVTSRTGELYTKEYYEERDAPIIIFYDMSDSMSESKKDTAFQIALFLSLFHIKLGNRILLVTFSNRSHSPGKWLRTEADVFKTFTNITKQKEGGITNYHSAYQFAFRLYPKFAICYWISDFIEFADYLTSNRNTKVWEPFGIWIQDEFDTLEFPLWFKWFRQISQEKPSLRNNKTTYANDLKAAKSFFGANLVQINPNAKLSNQIIPLFKIKRNG; this is translated from the coding sequence ATGTTATCGCACGAACTGAAACGTCTCCTCCAAGTTTTGCAATGGGAAACGAAAAAAAAATTTTCTTCAACCCGGCAAGGTTTTCTACCAATGACAGAAAAGGGCCGTGGATTAGATTTCAAAGAAGTGCGTAACTACCATTTCGGAGATGACATTCGATATATTGACTGGAATGTCACCTCAAGAACCGGTGAATTGTATACAAAAGAATACTATGAAGAAAGAGACGCACCCATTATCATCTTCTATGATATGAGCGACTCTATGAGTGAATCAAAAAAAGACACTGCCTTTCAAATTGCTTTGTTTTTGTCTTTATTCCATATCAAACTGGGAAATCGAATTTTGCTCGTTACGTTTTCCAATCGCTCACATTCCCCAGGTAAGTGGTTAAGAACAGAAGCAGACGTATTTAAAACCTTTACAAATATCACAAAACAAAAAGAAGGTGGTATAACAAATTATCATTCTGCTTATCAATTTGCATTTAGACTCTATCCCAAATTTGCTATTTGTTACTGGATATCTGATTTTATCGAATTTGCAGACTACTTGACCTCAAATAGAAATACAAAAGTATGGGAGCCATTTGGAATCTGGATTCAGGATGAATTCGATACATTAGAGTTTCCACTTTGGTTCAAGTGGTTCCGCCAAATTTCACAAGAAAAACCAAGTCTCAGGAATAACAAAACAACATATGCAAATGATTTAAAAGCAGCAAAAAGTTTTTTCGGCGCAAATTTAGTTCAAATCAATCCGAATGCTAAACTCTCAAATCAGATTATACCGCTCTTCAAAATCAAACGAAATGGCTAA
- the batB gene encoding VWA domain-containing protein BatB: protein MIDIQTITKVAIISIVTWTLLLSGKFYINIKANSFKEKYPNIKKRIFTADTKLYFLRIFCFLTSLTLAFFSLYKVKSMEVESTKEFDSADILFVVDVSLSMNAIDVRPNRLKRFQDLALRILPDLKGNRIGIIVFAGQSFSFCPLTTDIAAVADYIQALGVEMVGAKGTNLSIALERVNQIRKKNNNISSQITIIVSDGEDHENQNIPPINGEVIVWGIGTEEGGNIEYRDPGTGRGGYVTTDAGISESLSTPNLVISQMNVAKLKSIADQNHGTYYDVSFQAEGAYALLETLQTAKKRKIQTIERFKNEDGAHPYLIAAFFFLFFERLLNLFLQNTPKGIYTIVFFLCILFWQKDLYAWELDPGGNSIERGVKSYHNKNYNESQMEFQKAKEYIHEDPRLLYNQSATAYQMGQYKEAIEIAEKILTHPKSDDGLKAKTYFNLGNIYSRLGDKKNALKAYTKTLEMDQDHLGAKKNIEHLTNDKELERKQKNEENNQQSQPKQEKRNRKEDKTDAEKILDPFSQDSILKNKRGGSFDNEKFW, encoded by the coding sequence ATGATTGACATCCAAACAATAACAAAGGTTGCAATTATATCTATTGTCACCTGGACACTACTACTTTCCGGAAAATTTTATATAAACATAAAAGCAAACTCATTCAAAGAAAAATATCCCAATATAAAAAAAAGAATTTTTACAGCGGACACAAAACTCTACTTTCTAAGAATTTTCTGCTTCCTTACATCCCTCACTCTTGCTTTTTTTTCATTGTATAAGGTAAAATCAATGGAAGTCGAATCTACAAAAGAATTCGATTCTGCTGATATTTTATTTGTTGTGGATGTAAGCTTATCAATGAATGCTATTGATGTAAGACCAAACCGACTAAAAAGGTTCCAAGACTTAGCATTGCGCATTCTACCCGACCTAAAAGGCAATAGAATTGGTATTATCGTTTTTGCCGGCCAATCTTTCTCTTTTTGCCCACTCACAACAGATATTGCCGCAGTCGCAGACTATATACAAGCATTAGGTGTAGAAATGGTAGGAGCTAAAGGTACAAATCTCTCGATCGCATTAGAGCGGGTTAACCAAATCAGAAAAAAAAATAATAATATCTCCTCTCAAATCACCATCATCGTATCCGATGGCGAAGACCACGAAAACCAAAATATACCGCCAATCAACGGCGAGGTGATTGTATGGGGAATCGGGACCGAAGAGGGAGGGAACATAGAATACCGCGATCCCGGGACTGGCAGAGGTGGGTATGTCACCACTGATGCAGGAATTTCCGAATCCCTTTCTACACCAAATTTAGTAATTTCTCAAATGAATGTTGCTAAATTAAAATCAATAGCAGACCAAAATCATGGAACTTACTACGACGTTTCTTTCCAAGCAGAAGGTGCATATGCCCTCCTAGAGACACTCCAAACTGCAAAAAAAAGAAAAATTCAAACCATCGAAAGATTCAAAAATGAAGATGGAGCCCATCCATATTTAATTGCTGCTTTTTTCTTTCTATTTTTTGAGCGCCTCCTAAACTTATTTTTACAAAATACTCCCAAGGGGATTTATACAATAGTATTCTTTCTTTGCATCTTATTTTGGCAAAAGGATTTATACGCATGGGAATTAGATCCAGGTGGCAATTCAATCGAGAGAGGAGTAAAATCCTATCATAACAAAAATTATAACGAAAGCCAAATGGAATTCCAAAAAGCAAAGGAATACATTCACGAAGATCCAAGACTTTTATACAATCAATCTGCTACCGCTTATCAAATGGGGCAATACAAAGAAGCAATTGAAATTGCTGAAAAAATCTTAACTCATCCCAAATCAGATGACGGCCTCAAAGCAAAAACTTATTTTAACCTTGGTAATATTTATTCAAGATTAGGTGACAAAAAGAATGCTTTAAAAGCATATACAAAAACACTTGAGATGGACCAGGATCATTTGGGAGCCAAAAAAAACATAGAGCACCTAACGAACGATAAAGAATTAGAACGCAAACAAAAAAATGAAGAAAATAACCAACAATCGCAACCAAAACAGGAAAAACGAAACAGAAAAGAAGACAAAACAGATGCAGAAAAAATATTGGACCCATTCTCACAAGATTCCATTTTGAAGAACAAAAGAGGGGGATCATTCGATAATGAAAAGTTTTGGTAA
- a CDS encoding LB_053 family protein, with amino-acid sequence MAKYILLILISTFPLFSNPKETILEDDIYVGDTVHYQIELTQGIESDLQMEEGEFYEDATLPSFKIFNIKKDHLKLSALILFYKPGEFVLPLSWEENGERKNSTKRIKVKSQLLGSETDIEDSDPPISFSGPYFFRLFLVLLITSINIYLLYALYLYWKSKPKVVDALWEKQPVLEETTKRLHFLETYLESDAIYEKELAFKISEYTKEVYSKRLEKNLLGKTDSEFLAELFDRTHIDDSILRNLRIYFRNAKYDNNQTKLEKTVAVSIWVKIKKDMEL; translated from the coding sequence ATGGCTAAATACATTCTTCTGATTCTCATTTCCACTTTTCCTTTATTTTCCAATCCAAAGGAAACAATCTTAGAAGATGACATCTATGTAGGAGACACAGTACATTATCAGATTGAACTTACCCAAGGAATTGAAAGTGACTTACAAATGGAAGAAGGTGAGTTCTACGAAGATGCCACTCTACCTTCCTTTAAAATTTTTAACATCAAGAAAGATCACTTAAAACTTTCTGCATTAATCCTATTTTATAAACCAGGAGAATTTGTTCTTCCTTTGTCTTGGGAAGAAAATGGAGAACGAAAAAACTCAACCAAAAGAATAAAAGTCAAATCACAATTACTTGGCTCCGAAACTGACATTGAAGACAGTGATCCCCCGATTAGCTTTTCAGGCCCATACTTTTTCCGGTTATTCCTTGTATTACTCATCACTTCAATCAACATATATTTGCTATATGCACTATATTTATATTGGAAGTCAAAACCAAAAGTTGTGGATGCATTATGGGAAAAACAACCAGTTTTAGAAGAAACAACTAAACGACTTCATTTCTTAGAAACCTATCTAGAATCCGATGCAATTTATGAAAAGGAACTTGCCTTTAAGATAAGCGAATATACAAAAGAGGTGTATTCCAAAAGGTTAGAAAAAAACCTATTAGGAAAAACTGATTCCGAATTTTTAGCGGAACTTTTCGACAGAACACATATCGATGATTCTATCCTTAGGAACTTAAGAATTTATTTCAGGAATGCTAAATACGACAACAATCAAACCAAACTAGAGAAAACGGTGGCAGTATCCATTTGGGTAAAAATCAAAAAGGATATGGAATTGTAA
- the batA gene encoding VWA domain-containing protein BatA: MFEQFQRPYLLFLIIPLILVALYQWKTEKIGAVLLIQSDRFQKQKSFFSTKFRFILLSLSEVLFYIAGIFLVIAAAGPGERYKLTPDSTNGIDIMIALDISGSMVNSYDFLPKNRLTVSKELLREFIQKRLYDRIGIVVFAGAAYLQSPLSSDRFALDELIIETSDEDINEQGTAIGDALVLSTYRLKDSKAKSKIIILLTDGVSNTGKLDPETASYAAKTFGIKVYSIGIGKEQGQYEVNYESLESISTGTKGRFFRAESPEILQEVLNEINGLETVELPSKPMEIHETHFPSALSIFFILLGVAGLLILYPLTEKL; this comes from the coding sequence ATGTTTGAACAATTTCAAAGACCGTATCTTTTATTTTTGATCATCCCTTTAATTTTAGTTGCGCTCTATCAATGGAAAACCGAAAAAATTGGAGCAGTTTTACTCATCCAATCGGACAGATTTCAAAAACAAAAATCATTTTTCTCTACGAAGTTCAGATTCATTCTTTTAAGTCTGTCCGAGGTTCTATTTTATATTGCTGGCATATTTTTGGTGATTGCCGCAGCAGGTCCGGGAGAAAGATACAAACTAACACCCGATAGCACAAACGGGATCGATATTATGATTGCCTTGGATATCTCAGGCTCTATGGTAAATTCCTATGATTTTTTACCAAAAAACAGGCTCACAGTTTCAAAAGAACTACTCCGTGAATTCATTCAAAAAAGATTGTATGATCGAATTGGAATTGTCGTATTTGCAGGAGCTGCCTACTTACAATCCCCATTATCAAGCGATCGATTTGCACTAGATGAATTGATCATCGAAACTTCAGACGAAGATATCAACGAACAAGGAACAGCCATTGGTGATGCTCTCGTTCTTTCCACATACCGGTTAAAAGACTCAAAAGCAAAATCAAAAATTATCATCCTACTCACTGACGGTGTTTCGAATACCGGAAAATTAGATCCAGAAACTGCATCCTATGCGGCTAAAACCTTTGGGATAAAAGTTTATTCTATTGGAATCGGGAAAGAACAAGGTCAATACGAAGTTAACTACGAATCCCTAGAATCAATATCAACAGGAACCAAAGGAAGGTTTTTCCGTGCAGAATCACCTGAAATTTTACAGGAAGTACTAAATGAAATCAATGGACTAGAAACAGTAGAACTTCCATCTAAACCAATGGAAATTCACGAAACCCACTTCCCTTCGGCATTATCCATTTTCTTTATTCTATTGGGAGTTGCGGGACTGCTAATATTATACCCACTAACAGAGAAGCTATGA
- a CDS encoding NAD(P)/FAD-dependent oxidoreductase: protein MSQIKKKILIIGAGFGGLQVIKSLANNRSFEITVVDKKNHHLFQPLLYQVATAVLSPADIAIPSRSITTKFKNVKILLGDVTEVDFKNRTVKFQNNSETYDYLVLATGARTSYFGNNNWKEKTLGLKNLKDALAIRRRILLSFEQAELIGNYEKAKSFMHYVIIGGGPTGVELAGSIAELSHNIIRKDFRNIDSGMTKVTLIEAGPRLLTAFNEKSSQFTKEKLESRGVEVLTNSPVLEITDTGVVLKDRTIESKTVIWAAGVEGSELAKNLPINKDKANRIIVDEYCRTFEFPEVFVIGDAANYSSGLSRPLPGVSPVAMQQGRYVAKVIDSVEKKKSITPFHYFDKGNMATIGRTDAVAEFGKIRLKGILGWLGWLFVHLVYQVGFKNKVSTLLSWVWSYLTFRAGSRLIQEEMDELSIRS, encoded by the coding sequence ATGTCTCAAATAAAGAAAAAAATTCTTATCATTGGAGCAGGATTTGGTGGATTGCAAGTGATCAAATCTCTTGCGAACAATCGCTCCTTTGAAATCACGGTTGTTGATAAAAAAAATCATCATCTCTTTCAACCACTTTTATACCAAGTGGCAACGGCAGTTTTGTCTCCCGCCGATATCGCCATTCCTTCTAGATCCATTACAACTAAATTTAAGAATGTAAAAATACTACTAGGGGATGTAACTGAAGTCGATTTCAAAAATAGAACAGTCAAATTCCAGAACAATTCGGAAACTTATGATTACTTAGTATTAGCAACGGGAGCAAGGACCAGTTATTTCGGGAACAACAACTGGAAAGAAAAAACCTTAGGTCTAAAAAATCTCAAAGATGCTTTAGCAATTCGAAGAAGGATTCTACTCTCTTTCGAACAAGCAGAGCTAATCGGGAACTATGAAAAAGCAAAAAGTTTTATGCACTATGTAATTATCGGAGGTGGACCCACTGGAGTTGAACTAGCTGGCTCAATTGCCGAATTATCTCATAATATCATCCGTAAAGACTTTAGAAATATTGATTCTGGGATGACAAAAGTAACTTTAATTGAAGCTGGGCCTAGACTTCTTACTGCATTCAATGAAAAATCTAGCCAGTTTACTAAAGAGAAGTTAGAAAGTAGGGGAGTTGAAGTTCTAACGAATTCCCCGGTTTTGGAAATTACAGATACAGGAGTTGTTCTCAAAGACAGAACCATCGAATCAAAAACAGTCATTTGGGCAGCAGGTGTAGAAGGTTCAGAACTAGCAAAAAATCTGCCAATTAACAAAGATAAAGCGAATAGAATTATCGTAGACGAATACTGTAGAACATTCGAGTTTCCTGAAGTTTTCGTAATTGGAGACGCCGCAAACTATAGCTCCGGGCTCTCAAGGCCATTGCCAGGTGTTTCGCCAGTTGCCATGCAACAAGGGAGATACGTTGCAAAAGTCATCGACTCAGTTGAAAAAAAGAAATCAATTACTCCATTCCATTATTTTGACAAAGGGAACATGGCAACCATAGGAAGAACCGATGCAGTTGCAGAATTTGGTAAAATTCGCTTAAAAGGAATTCTTGGCTGGCTTGGTTGGCTTTTTGTCCATCTTGTTTATCAAGTTGGATTCAAAAATAAAGTAAGTACTTTACTCAGTTGGGTCTGGAGTTATTTGACATTTCGAGCAGGTTCGAGATTAATCCAAGAAGAAATGGATGAACTCTCAATTCGATCGTAG